One region of Candidatus Omnitrophota bacterium genomic DNA includes:
- the amrS gene encoding AmmeMemoRadiSam system radical SAM enzyme, which yields MKRRPTPAIFSALIVATLSFCLSADVLAAKPVPRIASYWERVRGNIVQCVLCPRKCIIDVGQRGVCTARINKDGMLYTLGYGNPIAVHVDPIEKKPFFNVLPGTNAFSIAVAGCNMRCLFCQNWQISQSKPDEVTAYDMPPEEVVKQAQASNCPFIVYTYTEPIVFYEYMLDISKLARTKGLKNGMHTCGYVNPEPLKELLKYMDAVNVDLKGFNEAFYKKMGMMAELQPVLETIKTVRQEGVWLEITNLLIPGQNDDPEEIRRMCVWIKENTGSETPLHFSKFTPSFQLQNLPPTPLKKLEEAARIAKDAGLKYVYVGNVPGHPMEDTYCPNCGKKVIDRLGYEILQNNIRHGKCKFCGYKIAGIWSVE from the coding sequence ATGAAGCGAAGACCGACACCCGCAATATTTTCCGCGTTGATCGTAGCTACACTGAGTTTCTGTCTCTCCGCCGATGTTCTTGCTGCTAAGCCTGTGCCCCGGATCGCAAGCTACTGGGAGCGCGTAAGGGGCAATATTGTGCAGTGCGTATTGTGCCCCCGTAAATGCATAATAGATGTGGGCCAGAGGGGCGTCTGCACAGCGCGCATTAATAAGGACGGCATGCTCTACACGCTGGGTTACGGCAATCCAATAGCCGTCCACGTCGATCCCATCGAGAAGAAGCCATTCTTTAATGTCTTGCCCGGTACAAACGCGTTCTCAATAGCGGTCGCAGGGTGCAATATGCGCTGCCTCTTCTGCCAGAATTGGCAGATATCCCAATCAAAACCGGATGAAGTCACTGCCTACGATATGCCGCCTGAAGAAGTGGTAAAACAGGCCCAGGCCAGCAACTGCCCGTTCATCGTCTATACTTATACAGAGCCCATAGTATTTTATGAATATATGCTCGACATATCAAAGCTCGCCAGGACAAAAGGATTGAAGAACGGCATGCATACGTGCGGATATGTTAACCCTGAGCCGCTTAAAGAGCTTCTCAAGTATATGGATGCGGTGAATGTCGACCTGAAAGGATTTAACGAGGCGTTTTATAAGAAGATGGGCATGATGGCGGAATTACAGCCGGTGCTGGAGACTATTAAGACCGTGAGGCAGGAGGGCGTCTGGCTCGAGATCACAAATCTTTTGATACCGGGGCAGAACGACGACCCTGAAGAGATTCGCCGTATGTGCGTCTGGATCAAAGAGAATACAGGGAGCGAGACGCCCCTGCATTTCAGCAAGTTCACGCCATCGTTCCAGCTGCAGAACCTGCCGCCGACGCCGCTTAAAAAACTGGAAGAGGCCGCCCGTATAGCCAAAGACGCAGGGCTAAAATATGTCTACGTAGGAAATGTGCCCGGCCACCCGATGGAAGACACTTATTGCCCTAATTGCGGCAAGAAGGTAATAGACAGGCTCGGATACGAGATCCTGCAAAACAATATCAGGCACGGCAAGTGCAAGTTTTGCGGTTACAAGATAGCCGGCATATGGAGCGTCGAATAA
- the secD gene encoding protein translocase subunit SecD: MDKNQQWKLMGMVALALACIWLIWPPFTIKDKNGTIVQKGKINLGLDLQGGMHVVLRVDSSKLPLDAKKDALDRAMEIIRNRIDQFGVGEMSIQKQGKENIIIQLPGITDRERALEIIGRTAHLEFKLVSDNVEDLKKALNNELVAGYEVKYSEGERGGSEPLLVAADASLTGDAIVNAKTEFSSSGFGEPYVSLTLNSKGAQIFANLTAANVGKRLAIVLDGKVVSAPVIREAIPSGQAQISGNFSVEQANDLSVVLRAGALPAPVVVEEERTVGPLLGADSIKSGIRATVIGGLLVVIFMIFYYRLAGVIADLALGLNLLLILACLSMFKGTLTLPGIAGLILTIGMSVDANVLVYERIREEMRLGKSLRASIAAGYHRALSAIVDSNVTTIVAAALIFKFGTGPVRGFAVTLTIGLLANLFTSVVCTRAVFELLCDQFDLAKLKFMQLFPETHFDFISKRKICYAISAIVIVAGLAIFAMRGEKNFGVDFSGGTLQQFVFEKPVNVDKMRNALKEIGYGNASIQQYGNPKEIIIRTQDDITKKLKEVFRDKFTDNKYDLLKVETVGPAVGKNLRKNASMSLMLGILGILAYIMFRFNLKYGMAGVIALFHDVFIAIGALALTQRQFDLTIVAGLLTIAGYSINDTVVIFDRIRENLRLVKKGSFIDIVNLSVNQTLARTVLTTGVTMLVVIALLFWGGEVLNDFAFCLFVGMISGVYSTVYIASPLIISWQKKTVAAKKK, translated from the coding sequence ATGGATAAGAACCAACAATGGAAACTGATGGGCATGGTGGCGTTAGCATTGGCGTGTATATGGCTTATATGGCCGCCTTTTACGATCAAGGATAAGAACGGAACTATAGTTCAAAAGGGGAAGATAAATTTAGGCCTCGACCTGCAGGGTGGTATGCACGTAGTGCTTCGCGTGGATTCCTCCAAACTACCGCTTGACGCTAAGAAGGACGCCCTGGACAGGGCGATGGAGATCATCCGTAACAGGATAGACCAGTTCGGCGTAGGCGAAATGTCTATCCAGAAACAGGGCAAGGAAAATATCATCATCCAGCTTCCCGGTATTACAGACAGGGAACGGGCTCTCGAGATCATCGGCAGGACCGCCCATCTCGAATTTAAACTCGTTTCAGATAACGTCGAAGACCTGAAGAAGGCGCTCAATAATGAGCTTGTGGCGGGTTACGAGGTAAAATACTCCGAAGGTGAGCGCGGCGGCAGTGAGCCGCTTTTGGTGGCTGCAGACGCGAGCCTTACGGGCGACGCGATAGTGAATGCCAAGACGGAGTTCAGCTCCAGCGGGTTTGGTGAACCTTATGTTTCCCTTACACTCAACTCTAAGGGCGCGCAGATCTTCGCTAATCTTACCGCCGCCAATGTCGGTAAGAGGCTCGCGATAGTACTTGACGGCAAGGTGGTGTCGGCTCCAGTCATACGCGAGGCCATACCGTCCGGGCAGGCGCAGATATCCGGCAACTTCTCGGTAGAACAGGCAAACGACCTTTCTGTAGTACTCAGGGCCGGCGCGCTGCCCGCGCCAGTCGTAGTGGAAGAAGAGAGGACCGTAGGTCCGCTCCTTGGAGCCGATTCTATCAAAAGCGGCATCCGCGCGACGGTCATAGGCGGCCTTCTCGTAGTGATATTCATGATATTTTATTACCGGCTTGCAGGCGTGATAGCGGACCTTGCCCTTGGCCTAAACTTACTCCTGATATTGGCATGCCTGTCCATGTTCAAAGGCACCCTGACCCTGCCCGGTATAGCCGGTCTAATATTGACGATCGGCATGTCTGTAGACGCGAACGTCCTTGTCTATGAGAGGATACGCGAAGAGATGCGGCTCGGAAAGTCTCTGCGCGCCTCTATAGCGGCGGGTTACCACAGGGCGCTCTCCGCGATAGTGGATTCTAACGTTACGACGATCGTAGCGGCCGCCCTTATCTTCAAATTCGGGACAGGACCGGTACGCGGGTTCGCCGTAACGCTGACGATAGGTCTTCTGGCAAATCTCTTTACGTCCGTAGTCTGCACCAGAGCGGTATTCGAGCTTTTATGCGATCAGTTCGACCTGGCAAAATTAAAGTTCATGCAGTTGTTCCCGGAAACGCATTTTGATTTTATAAGCAAAAGAAAGATATGTTACGCGATATCCGCTATTGTTATAGTCGCGGGGCTTGCCATATTCGCGATGAGGGGCGAGAAGAACTTCGGCGTCGACTTCTCGGGGGGAACGCTTCAACAATTCGTGTTCGAAAAGCCTGTTAACGTTGATAAGATGAGGAACGCGCTGAAAGAGATAGGGTACGGGAACGCATCCATCCAGCAGTACGGCAACCCGAAAGAGATAATTATCAGGACACAGGACGATATAACGAAAAAGTTGAAAGAGGTCTTCAGGGATAAGTTCACCGATAATAAGTACGACTTGCTTAAGGTGGAGACTGTCGGCCCGGCTGTAGGGAAGAACCTGCGGAAAAACGCTTCTATGAGCCTTATGCTTGGTATCCTTGGTATCCTGGCCTACATTATGTTCAGATTTAATCTTAAATACGGCATGGCCGGCGTAATCGCTCTTTTCCATGACGTATTTATAGCTATAGGAGCGCTTGCGCTCACTCAACGGCAGTTTGACCTGACCATTGTCGCGGGACTTCTTACTATAGCCGGTTATTCGATCAACGACACTGTCGTTATATTCGACAGGATCAGGGAGAACCTGCGCCTTGTCAAAAAGGGGAGCTTCATCGACATAGTTAACCTGAGTGTTAACCAGACCCTCGCGAGGACGGTCCTTACCACCGGCGTTACCATGCTCGTTGTCATAGCGCTGCTCTTCTGGGGCGGCGAGGTACTGAACGACTTCGCGTTCTGCCTCTTTGTGGGCATGATATCAGGTGTTTACTCCACCGTCTATATAGCCAGCCCGCTCATCATATCGTGGCAGAAGAAGACGGTTGCGGCGAAAAAGAAGTGA
- the yajC gene encoding preprotein translocase subunit YajC — MNQAPSPLLNLMPIVLIFIVFYFLLIRPQKKTQDLHKKMIAGLKKNDEVITAGGIHGTITNVKEHSVTLKVDDNVKIEVQKNSIMTMKRQASV; from the coding sequence ATGAACCAGGCGCCGAGCCCATTATTGAATTTGATGCCGATAGTGCTTATTTTTATAGTTTTCTATTTTCTTCTTATTCGGCCGCAGAAGAAGACGCAGGATCTCCATAAGAAGATGATAGCGGGCCTTAAAAAGAACGACGAGGTAATAACAGCGGGCGGCATCCACGGAACGATCACTAATGTAAAAGAGCATTCGGTCACGCTTAAAGTGGACGATAATGTGAAGATAGAGGTCCAGAAGAACAGCATAATGACGATGAAGCGGCAGGCGTCAGTATAA
- the recJ gene encoding single-stranded-DNA-specific exonuclease RecJ: MRKIWRIKDPDPLAQDCLSSALNISKITAQLLANRGVTDAALASDFLRSSLSSCHDPFLLKDMDKAVYRIKKAIAGNEKMLVYGDYDVDGMTGVTILYSALKNLGAIVDSYIPNRLEEGYGLNTNAIKRAHKDGVTLIITVDCGITSFKEIEHAGAINIDVIVTDHHEIVESRIPSAYAVVNPLQESCSYPFKHLAGVGIAYKLVKALYENTPFFAEDFLDLVSLGTVADIAPLIGENRTLTKYGLDELNRRGRVGLKALMDVSGLKDKDISSGHIGFMLGPRINAMGRIGSPQKALELLLSDDSSAAAKIAKIMDAENRSRQKIEAKILDEALSKVEREVNFKYHRVIVLASEGWHSGVIGIVASRIADRFYRPTILISLDGKLGKGSGRSIDRFHLFEYLFRCREILSGFGGHEAACGITIEKDRIDDFRDRINEEVSKDVDENVFIPGLDIDIDIPLSMLSENVISEIESLSPFGPDNPRPVLASRGLVVKDGPRQIGKNGFKMWVTDDNITCEAVSFGRNNLDMPAPGSKLDLAYIPAINDWQGVRSIQLELRDIQVQNI; this comes from the coding sequence ATGAGAAAGATATGGAGGATAAAAGATCCTGACCCTCTCGCGCAGGATTGCCTTTCATCCGCATTAAATATATCCAAAATCACAGCCCAGCTCTTAGCTAACAGGGGAGTAACCGACGCCGCGCTTGCCTCCGATTTCCTGCGCTCGTCGCTGTCGTCGTGCCATGACCCGTTCCTTTTAAAAGATATGGATAAGGCCGTATACAGGATCAAGAAGGCAATAGCCGGCAATGAAAAGATGCTCGTATACGGCGATTACGATGTCGACGGGATGACCGGGGTCACGATACTCTATTCGGCGCTGAAGAACCTGGGGGCCATAGTCGATAGTTATATCCCGAACAGGCTCGAAGAGGGTTACGGCCTTAATACGAATGCCATAAAGCGCGCACACAAGGACGGCGTTACTCTTATAATAACAGTCGATTGCGGTATCACCTCTTTTAAGGAAATAGAGCACGCGGGGGCCATAAATATAGATGTCATAGTAACCGATCACCACGAGATAGTGGAATCCCGTATCCCGAGCGCGTATGCTGTTGTTAATCCGCTGCAGGAAAGCTGTTCTTACCCGTTCAAGCACCTCGCCGGTGTAGGAATAGCGTATAAACTCGTCAAAGCTCTGTACGAAAATACTCCTTTTTTTGCGGAAGATTTTCTGGACCTTGTAAGCCTGGGAACCGTTGCCGACATCGCGCCGCTTATAGGCGAGAACAGGACCTTGACAAAATACGGCTTGGACGAGCTTAATAGAAGGGGCCGGGTAGGGTTGAAGGCGCTTATGGACGTGTCCGGCCTGAAAGATAAGGATATCTCAAGCGGCCACATAGGTTTTATGCTCGGGCCCAGGATCAACGCCATGGGCAGGATAGGTTCGCCCCAGAAAGCCCTGGAGCTGCTGCTTAGCGACGACTCGTCTGCCGCCGCAAAGATAGCGAAGATCATGGACGCGGAGAACAGGAGCAGGCAGAAGATCGAGGCGAAGATATTGGATGAGGCCTTGTCCAAAGTAGAGCGCGAAGTGAATTTTAAGTATCACCGCGTGATCGTTCTGGCGAGCGAGGGCTGGCATTCGGGGGTAATCGGCATAGTCGCGTCGAGGATAGCCGACAGGTTTTATCGGCCGACGATCCTGATATCGCTGGACGGAAAGCTTGGCAAAGGGTCAGGCAGGTCTATCGACCGTTTTCATCTCTTCGAATATCTCTTCAGGTGCAGGGAGATCCTGTCAGGGTTCGGAGGTCACGAGGCCGCATGTGGTATAACCATAGAAAAGGACAGGATAGACGATTTCAGGGACAGGATAAATGAAGAAGTGTCTAAGGATGTTGACGAGAATGTATTCATTCCGGGATTGGATATAGATATAGATATCCCGCTCAGCATGCTAAGCGAAAATGTCATATCGGAGATCGAGAGCCTTTCTCCTTTCGGGCCCGACAACCCAAGGCCCGTCCTTGCTTCGCGCGGACTAGTAGTAAAGGACGGACCAAGACAGATAGGGAAGAACGGATTTAAGATGTGGGTCACGGATGATAATATTACTTGCGAGGCCGTGAGCTTCGGAAGGAATAACCTGGATATGCCCGCGCCGGGTTCAAAACTGGATCTCGCGTATATCCCCGCCATAAATGACTGGCAAGGGGTCCGGTCGATCCAGCTGGAGCTGCGCGATATACAGGTCCAAAATATATGA
- a CDS encoding sulfite exporter TauE/SafE family protein yields the protein MFDTLITYAQIFAIGFGFGMIGPCFLVCTPILITYITGSRKDAGGVACDVLIFLVGRLTAYLTLGFLAGLSAELLNRFINSDITSYFKPVAGLISIALGIFMLVHKNKYDVHCAAQSRSKHDLGGLFALGFVIGITPCPPLIALLFEVSLISKNIVDGVLYVFSFGMGTLLSGLIVVGAAAGILAWIPSKLLKSNVSNLVFKILCASLLILLGLSLIWGRFSRL from the coding sequence ATGTTTGATACGCTGATCACATACGCGCAAATATTCGCAATCGGGTTCGGTTTTGGCATGATCGGGCCCTGTTTTTTAGTCTGCACGCCGATCCTTATAACATACATAACGGGCAGCAGGAAAGACGCGGGCGGAGTGGCGTGCGATGTCCTGATATTCCTGGTCGGCCGACTTACCGCTTATCTCACATTGGGATTTTTAGCCGGACTATCTGCGGAATTACTCAACAGGTTCATCAATTCCGATATCACGTCTTATTTTAAACCGGTTGCCGGCTTGATAAGTATAGCGCTCGGCATATTTATGCTGGTACATAAAAATAAATATGACGTACACTGCGCCGCGCAAAGCCGCAGCAAGCATGATCTCGGCGGACTCTTTGCGTTGGGGTTTGTGATAGGTATAACACCATGCCCGCCTCTCATAGCGCTTCTGTTCGAGGTATCGCTTATCTCAAAGAATATCGTCGATGGGGTTCTATATGTATTCTCTTTCGGCATGGGTACGCTCCTTTCCGGGTTGATCGTAGTAGGGGCCGCGGCAGGCATCCTGGCGTGGATCCCTTCGAAGCTCTTGAAGTCAAATGTCAGCAATCTGGTGTTTAAGATATTATGCGCCTCGCTTCTCATATTGTTGGGGTTAAGCCTGATATGGGGGCGATTTTCGCGTCTATGA
- a CDS encoding S-adenosylmethionine:tRNA ribosyltransferase-isomerase — protein MKLSEFDYVLPKELIAQYPVKQREKCRLMVLDRASRMISHKHFEDIVGYFNEGDLLVLNDTKVIPARLFGKRKTGGKVELFLLEKKNPVCEALVRPSGRLKEGERIALESGDEVEVLDRGEIGRRVRFSRPLDEILKASGHIPLPPYIDRMDEESDRDDYQTAYAVNEGATASPTAGLHFTRELMERVNQKMMKSLDSFCSSESRDEIFCRKFQGSRVKYITLHTNYGTFAPIKTDDIESHNMHKEYFDLPIDTAKAVVETKKVGGKIFAVGTTTTRVLEYCAPQNITYNLQLSAKTGHTDMFIYPGYNFKVVDHLITNFHLPKSTLMLLVSAFAGRDFIMKAYREAIEKKYRFFSYGDSMIIL, from the coding sequence ATGAAACTATCGGAATTTGACTACGTATTACCGAAAGAATTGATCGCTCAGTATCCGGTTAAGCAGAGGGAGAAGTGCCGCCTTATGGTGCTCGACCGCGCGTCGAGGATGATAAGCCATAAGCACTTTGAGGATATCGTCGGATATTTTAATGAGGGCGACTTACTTGTCCTTAATGACACGAAGGTCATCCCAGCTCGGTTGTTCGGGAAGCGAAAGACGGGCGGCAAGGTAGAGTTATTTCTGCTGGAAAAGAAGAATCCGGTTTGCGAGGCGCTTGTCAGACCTTCAGGCCGGCTAAAAGAGGGCGAGCGGATAGCGTTGGAATCGGGGGACGAAGTGGAGGTCCTCGATAGAGGTGAGATCGGCAGGCGCGTCAGGTTTAGCCGGCCCCTTGACGAAATATTAAAAGCGTCCGGGCATATTCCGCTGCCGCCTTATATTGACAGGATGGATGAAGAGTCCGATAGGGATGATTATCAGACAGCATATGCAGTTAATGAAGGCGCTACAGCAAGCCCGACGGCAGGGTTACATTTTACGCGGGAATTGATGGAGAGGGTAAATCAAAAAATGATGAAGTCCCTCGATTCCTTCTGTTCGTCGGAATCTCGGGATGAAATTTTCTGTCGAAAATTTCAGGGGTCAAGGGTCAAGTATATTACTCTGCATACGAACTATGGGACGTTCGCGCCGATAAAGACAGATGACATTGAGTCCCATAATATGCATAAGGAATATTTTGATTTACCGATAGATACGGCTAAGGCAGTAGTCGAAACTAAGAAAGTAGGGGGTAAGATATTTGCTGTTGGAACCACGACGACCAGAGTTTTAGAGTATTGCGCACCTCAGAATATAACTTATAACTTACAGCTTTCAGCTAAAACCGGGCATACAGACATGTTTATCTATCCCGGCTACAATTTCAAAGTAGTGGACCATCTGATAACGAATTTTCATCTGCCGAAATCTACGTTGATGTTGTTAGTTAGTGCATTTGCGGGTCGAGACTTTATCATGAAGGCGTATCGCGAGGCCATTGAGAAGAAATATCGTTTTTTCAGTTACGGCGATTCGATGATTATATTATAG
- the tgt gene encoding tRNA guanosine(34) transglycosylase Tgt — MFTVIHKDKSTKARLGVLTTAHGEVNTPVFMPVGTQGTVKAISVDELKASSAEIILGNAYHLYLRPGLDIIGKAGGLHKFMGWPGPILTDSGGYQIFSLAKLRKLSQEGVEFSSHIDGSKHFITPEKAVDIQRILDSDIMMMLDECVHYPAARDYVEQSLALTTKWAKRSREYFEESTRKNIKGAGKQLLFGIVQGSTYLDLRKKAVEDLLKIGFDGYAIGGVSVGEPQKLIHEVSEYTASLLPEDKARYLMGLGTPPDMLEAIANGIDMFDCVVPTRNGRNGQAFTWKGELQLRNAEYKEDFAPIDAECQCFACRTHTRAYIRHLFNTEEILGLRLVSLHNIHFYVKLIELSRKAIREGRFSDFKRDFVKQYNKERDK; from the coding sequence ATGTTCACTGTTATTCATAAAGACAAATCGACTAAAGCCCGGCTCGGGGTGCTGACGACGGCGCACGGAGAGGTTAATACGCCCGTCTTCATGCCCGTAGGGACGCAGGGGACCGTCAAAGCAATATCGGTCGACGAGCTCAAGGCTTCAAGCGCAGAGATAATACTGGGCAACGCCTATCATCTGTATTTGAGGCCTGGTCTGGATATAATCGGCAAAGCCGGCGGGTTACATAAATTTATGGGATGGCCGGGACCTATACTTACCGACAGCGGAGGATACCAGATATTCAGTCTCGCCAAATTGCGGAAATTGAGCCAGGAGGGCGTCGAGTTCTCGTCCCATATAGACGGTTCGAAGCATTTCATAACTCCGGAAAAGGCCGTGGATATACAGCGGATACTGGACAGCGACATCATGATGATGCTCGATGAATGCGTCCACTATCCCGCGGCGCGTGATTATGTAGAGCAGTCTCTGGCTCTTACGACTAAGTGGGCGAAGCGGTCGAGGGAATATTTTGAAGAGTCAACGCGCAAAAATATCAAGGGCGCAGGAAAGCAATTGCTATTCGGGATCGTGCAGGGGAGCACATATCTGGACCTGAGGAAGAAGGCCGTAGAGGACCTGCTCAAGATCGGGTTCGACGGCTATGCGATCGGAGGCGTTAGTGTAGGCGAACCGCAAAAACTCATACACGAAGTCTCCGAATATACGGCGTCGCTTTTGCCCGAGGATAAGGCCAGATACCTTATGGGGCTCGGGACGCCTCCCGATATGCTTGAAGCCATAGCTAACGGCATAGATATGTTCGATTGCGTCGTTCCTACCAGGAACGGCAGGAACGGCCAGGCTTTTACCTGGAAAGGAGAACTGCAGCTCCGAAATGCGGAATATAAAGAGGACTTCGCTCCGATAGATGCGGAGTGCCAATGTTTTGCTTGTAGGACGCATACAAGGGCCTATATTAGACATTTGTTTAATACTGAGGAGATATTAGGATTAAGGCTAGTTTCATTGCATAATATACATTTTTATGTTAAACTTATTGAATTATCGAGGAAGGCCATCAGAGAAGGCCGCTTTTCTGATTTTAAACGTGATTTTGTGAAACAGTATAACAAGGAGAGAGACAAATGA
- a CDS encoding cation diffusion facilitator family transporter, with protein MSGHKGYEHAEKASVVSIAVNGLLFILKIFAGVVGHSNAMIADALDTFGDAVTSAGMLIGYKIAKKPADSDHPYGHGKAESIIAKLLAIFLIAIGIKIAYTSAHAMVWHKLYVPGKIALVAAVISIVVKLGLFQYTNIIGKKISSTAMMVYSWNLASDAFSSFAALIGIAGARLGFPIMDPIAAFILAILVIRTGAEGFHKAYDELMDGAPDKSFIDNIRKIALKNPNVKAVKDVKVRKMGLEVIIDMTIEVDKSISVERGHKITDVICENILKKISTAKEVFIHVEPFKRK; from the coding sequence ATGTCCGGCCATAAAGGATACGAACACGCGGAAAAGGCTTCCGTAGTAAGTATCGCGGTAAATGGGCTTCTCTTTATATTGAAGATATTCGCCGGCGTCGTCGGCCACTCCAACGCGATGATAGCGGACGCCCTCGACACGTTCGGCGACGCGGTGACGTCTGCGGGCATGCTCATCGGGTACAAGATCGCCAAAAAACCGGCCGACTCGGACCACCCATACGGCCACGGCAAAGCGGAATCGATCATCGCGAAGCTCCTGGCGATATTTTTAATAGCGATCGGTATTAAGATAGCCTATACGTCAGCCCATGCTATGGTGTGGCATAAACTATATGTGCCGGGCAAGATAGCCTTGGTGGCGGCTGTGATCTCCATAGTAGTAAAACTGGGACTCTTCCAATACACTAATATCATCGGCAAGAAGATATCGAGCACGGCCATGATGGTCTACTCGTGGAATCTGGCGTCAGACGCCTTTTCTTCATTTGCCGCGCTAATAGGGATAGCCGGCGCGCGCCTTGGATTCCCGATAATGGACCCGATAGCGGCTTTTATACTGGCCATACTTGTAATAAGGACAGGCGCGGAAGGATTTCATAAAGCATATGACGAACTTATGGACGGAGCGCCGGATAAGTCGTTTATCGATAACATAAGGAAGATAGCTCTCAAGAACCCCAACGTCAAGGCCGTGAAGGACGTAAAGGTCAGGAAGATGGGGCTTGAGGTGATAATAGATATGACCATAGAAGTAGATAAGAGTATCTCTGTTGAAAGAGGCCACAAGATAACCGATGTGATATGCGAAAATATCCTTAAGAAGATCTCCACTGCAAAAGAGGTATTCATACACGTCGAGCCGTTTAAGCGAAAGTAA